A window of Haloarcula taiwanensis genomic DNA:
CGCCGTCGCGGGAGACGGTGGCTTCACGATGACGATGACCAGCGTGGAGACAGCCGTCGAGAACGGCGTCGCGCCCACGTTCGTCGTCCTCAACGACACCAGCCTGGGCATGGTCCGTCAGATGCAACACGAGGCGGGCGACATCGCTGGTGTCGAGTTCCACGACACTGACTTCGTGAAGGCAGCCGAGGCGTTCGGCGCTGATGCGACGCGGGCAGTAACGCCCGCTGAACTGTCGGCTGCACTCGAAGAAGGAACCAGCGCCGATGTCCCGTTCGTCATCGACGTTCGCATCGACCGCGACGAAGAGATGGTCGAGTCCCTCCAGTCGTCGTTCTACAAGGAAGTCGGCGGGCTGCACGAATGAAGTCCCGAGCATGGTTTAGCAAAGAATATAAATCAACTACGGAACACACATTGATACAACAATGACAGATACAACAGTACTCGTCACCGGCGGAACCGGCTTCCTCGGCTCGTATGTCGTCGAGGACCTCATCGAACACGGTCACGACGTCGTCGCCTACGACCTCTCGACGGACGACCACATCCTCTCGAAGCTGGGTGTCGCCGACGATGTGACCATCCGGCGCGGTGATGTCTCCGAGGCGACGGACGTGATTCGTGCCGTCAAAGAGACGGAGACGACGCATATTGTGCACCTCGCGGCACTGCTGACGAACACGGCACGGGACAACCCGCGGGCTGGCCTCGATGTCAACATCAAGGGGACCAACAACATCTTCGAGGCTGCACGCACCCTCGACGACCAGATCGAGCGCGTCACATGGGCTTCCAGCGCGGCGGTGTACGCGCCGCCACATAATTACGCCGCCGACTACGTCGATGAGAACGAACTCGTCTATCCTGATACGCTCTACGGCGCGACAAAAGAGTACAACGAACATCAGGCCCGTGTCTACCACGAGGATTACGATGTTGACCACGTTGGACTCCGCCCGACTGTGGCGTACGGCCCCTACCGCGAAACCGGAGGCTCGGCGTTCCTCGCAAACATCATCGAGAAGCCGGCACTGGGCGAACCGTTCAGCGTCGAGTACGGTGATCAGGTGATCGACTGGCAACACGCCCGCGATATCGCACAGGCGTTCCGGAAAGCGACGTTCGTCGACGAGGACAATCTCAGCCAGCGCATCTACAACGTCCGCGGCGTCCTCGCGACGATCCGCGAAGCCGCCAACACGGTCCGGGAAATCGTCCCGGATGCCGACCTGTCGGTCTCTGATGAGGGCGAACTCCCCTGGACCCAGAATCTCGATATGACCGCTGCGCAGCAAGACTTCAGCTACGAGGTCGAGTACGGCCTCGAATCCGGGTTCCGGTCGTACATCAACACGCTCCGGGAGGAGAACGGCCTCGAACCGCTCTGAAACGCCAGTCCCGCCGTCGAAGCGTACTGCACCCCGTGGGTTCGCCCGCGTTTCGCTCAGTGCTCCAGAGTGACCCCAGTGTTTGATTAGGGACCTGCCTGTACGCCTACGTGATGTACGAGCGCGACTTCATGGAAGGAACGCGTGGCACCATGGCCGTCGACTGGGAAGAACGGATCGACGTCAAGCGGATGCGACGCGAACGCAAAGAACGAGCTCTCGACCGACTGCGGGATTCCGAACTCGGGTCGATGCTGCTGATCAACGACCCGAACGTCCGGTACGTCACCGGGCTGGCGATGACCGGCGGGAGCGGGGCGGACCACTACACGCTCCTGACCGAAGACGGCGATATCGTCCACTGGGACACTGCGGACCACGCATCGAACCAGCGGTTCAACTGTCCCTGGCTCGACGACATCCGATATGCCTGTCCGGGACTCGGCAACGTTCCTCGGGCGTCGGGCAGCGCTGCCGCGCGCGACTGGCTCAAAGACAAGATGGCCGAGACGGTGTACACCGCCATGGAAGAGTACGGTGTCGACAGGGAGCCGATGGGCATCGACGTGGGCAACGGGGCGCTCATCGAGAAGTTCGAGGACCGTGGCGTCGATGTCGACACCAGCGCGGCGACTGACATTATGCTCGACGCGCGGAAGACCAAAACCCGCGACGAGGTCGAGTGTCTGCGACAGGTCGCTGCCATCTGTGAGGCAGGCTTCCAGAGGATTACTGAGAGTGCAAAACCGGGCAAGCGGGAATCTGAAGTCTGGGGTGATGCAGTCGGCGAACTCTGGCGGCACGGCGCAATGGCCCAGGGTGGCTACGTGACCTCTGGCCCGAACACCTGGCCGAAACATCAGGCGAACACGACCGACCGGGTGATTCGACCGAACGACCTCGTGTACGCTGATTTCTACAACATCGGCTATCTGGGCTACCGCTCCTGTTACTACCGCACGTTCAGCATGGGCGAACCGACGCAGGCACAGAAAGACGCCTACGAGAAGGCCCGTGACGACCTCTATGACGTCCTCGAACGGATCGAGCCGGGGGCCACGACCGACGAGATTTGCAAGGGCTTCCCCGACAGAGACGGCGAGCATATGGACTGGTACGACGCCGACGAGTTCTGGCAGATGACGACCAACCACTGGGCGCATGGGCTGGGGCTACAGCTCTACGAGACGCCGCTCATCTGGCGCGGGCTCTCACCGGACCATCCGATTGAAATCGAGGAGGGCATGACGATGGCTGTCGAGACGATGCAACCCGCGGAACGGCAGGGCGTCCGCGTCGAAGAGATGGTTGTTGTCCGCGAGAACGGCGTTGAGATCCTCAGTGAGTGGCCCGTTTCGGAGATTACTCGAATCGACTACTGACTGGCAGTATCCAGCCGGTCTCACGCACTGTCCGATTGCCAGCGCGTCACTACCATTAAGTCGGTCGCGTCGTAATTGAGAGGTATGCAACTGGGAACAGGCCTGTTTACCTGTCAGCAGCGCCCGGACGACGACCGCGAAACCAGTGACATTTACGACGAAATGCTCGAACTGGGGGCAGTTATCGACACCGCAGGTCTCGATAGCGCCTGGGTCTCAGAGCATCACTTCCTCGACGACGACTATCTGTCGGGCGTCACACCGGCACTCGGGGCGTTAGCTGCAGTCACCGATAATATCGAAATCGGCTCTTGTATCGCACTCGCGCCGCTGTATGACTCAATCCGGCTCGCCGAGGATATCGCAACGGTGGATCAGATCTCCGGTGGCCGAACTACCCTCGGGCTGGCAATCGGGTCAAACGTCTCCGAGTTTGATGCCTTCGGGATTCCCGACGACGAGCGGGCTGACCGGCTGGCCGATACGGTCGATACGCTTCGCGGTGCTTGGTCTGACGGACCGCTCGACTACGAGCCGGAGTTCCACGACATCTCATCGGATGTCACTGTGACACCGAAGCCAGCACACGATGTTCCTCTCATGCTCGGTGGGGCGTCGCGACCTGCCGTCCGGCGGGCCGCCCGGACCGCTGACGCATGGTGTGCCCCGTCGTCGCTGTCAGTCGATGGCGTCCGGAAGCGTGTCGAGGATATCAGGCACGTCCGTGACGACGAGGAAATCGAGGGCGATTTTCAAGTGTATGTCCTCCAGCACGGGTTCGTCGGTGACTCCCGCGAAGACGCATGGGAGCAGATGCGCGACGGCTACCTCTACATCCAGCGCCGGTACGAGGAGATATTCTCGGGCGAGACGGTTCCGGAACTGGACGACGACCGCAAACAGGAACTCAAAGAACAGGCTCTCTTCGGGACACCCGACCAAGTCGCGGCCGAACTGGAAACGTACCGGGAGGCGCTGGGCGATGACATCCACTTCATTTTCCGGACGTACCACCCCGGAACCGGAACGCAGGAAATGGCCGAGTGCATCCGGCGGCTGGGTGAAGAGGTGCGACCGAAGGTCAGCTAGAGACTGCCAGACCGTGTCGGTAGCTGCTGAGACGACAGACACAGTCCGGCGGAGAGGGTTGTGACAGCGCGCGCCAGCAGTTATCTGCGTGTCGCCCGTGGATTTCGGACCCGGTGAACACCAATACTTATTTCCCTAGGTAAAGAACCTAATTGATGAGTATGGACATCGAAGCATTCTTCGAGAACATGCCGTTTGCCGACCTGCTCGATATCGAGATAACCACCGTCGATAACGGGCACGCCGAAGGCCACATCGAGATGCGCGAGGAACTGTCGTGGAACGAGGACCAAATAATGGCCCACGGCGGTGTTACATTCACCCTCGCCGACACTGTTGGTGGGGCCGCTCTCGTGTCCCTCGTCGAACAGCCGGTGCCCACCATCGATATGCGCATCGATTACCTCGAAGCCGGGACAGGGAACCTCCGAGCGGAGGCGGACGTGATTCGGCACGGTGGTGACGTTGGCGTCGTCAGTGTCGAGGTGTACGCCGAAGACGGTGCACAGGTCGCGACTGCACGCGGCGTCTACAAGACAGGCTAAGCTCAGCTGCGGCAAGTGAACAGGCCCATGTCTGAGTGTGGCGGTTTGCAGAGACGTCGAAAGCAAGAGTGCAATCGACCGCGCGGCGCTACTATCTGAGCCGTGGCGGAGGACAGAACGTTGCCGGCGTCTAATTGAAAGTCACACCGACATCGTGCATCCCCTCGTTGTATCGAGCGATGTTGATGAGCAGCGGCGTCAGACTCTCGACTTCCGCGGCGTTCGAAAGCGGGCCAGCAGGGATCGGTCGG
This region includes:
- a CDS encoding UDP-glucose 4-epimerase, giving the protein MTDTTVLVTGGTGFLGSYVVEDLIEHGHDVVAYDLSTDDHILSKLGVADDVTIRRGDVSEATDVIRAVKETETTHIVHLAALLTNTARDNPRAGLDVNIKGTNNIFEAARTLDDQIERVTWASSAAVYAPPHNYAADYVDENELVYPDTLYGATKEYNEHQARVYHEDYDVDHVGLRPTVAYGPYRETGGSAFLANIIEKPALGEPFSVEYGDQVIDWQHARDIAQAFRKATFVDEDNLSQRIYNVRGVLATIREAANTVREIVPDADLSVSDEGELPWTQNLDMTAAQQDFSYEVEYGLESGFRSYINTLREENGLEPL
- a CDS encoding aminopeptidase; the encoded protein is MYERDFMEGTRGTMAVDWEERIDVKRMRRERKERALDRLRDSELGSMLLINDPNVRYVTGLAMTGGSGADHYTLLTEDGDIVHWDTADHASNQRFNCPWLDDIRYACPGLGNVPRASGSAAARDWLKDKMAETVYTAMEEYGVDREPMGIDVGNGALIEKFEDRGVDVDTSAATDIMLDARKTKTRDEVECLRQVAAICEAGFQRITESAKPGKRESEVWGDAVGELWRHGAMAQGGYVTSGPNTWPKHQANTTDRVIRPNDLVYADFYNIGYLGYRSCYYRTFSMGEPTQAQKDAYEKARDDLYDVLERIEPGATTDEICKGFPDRDGEHMDWYDADEFWQMTTNHWAHGLGLQLYETPLIWRGLSPDHPIEIEEGMTMAVETMQPAERQGVRVEEMVVVRENGVEILSEWPVSEITRIDY
- a CDS encoding luciferase, coding for MQLGTGLFTCQQRPDDDRETSDIYDEMLELGAVIDTAGLDSAWVSEHHFLDDDYLSGVTPALGALAAVTDNIEIGSCIALAPLYDSIRLAEDIATVDQISGGRTTLGLAIGSNVSEFDAFGIPDDERADRLADTVDTLRGAWSDGPLDYEPEFHDISSDVTVTPKPAHDVPLMLGGASRPAVRRAARTADAWCAPSSLSVDGVRKRVEDIRHVRDDEEIEGDFQVYVLQHGFVGDSREDAWEQMRDGYLYIQRRYEEIFSGETVPELDDDRKQELKEQALFGTPDQVAAELETYREALGDDIHFIFRTYHPGTGTQEMAECIRRLGEEVRPKVS
- a CDS encoding thioesterase, producing MDIEAFFENMPFADLLDIEITTVDNGHAEGHIEMREELSWNEDQIMAHGGVTFTLADTVGGAALVSLVEQPVPTIDMRIDYLEAGTGNLRAEADVIRHGGDVGVVSVEVYAEDGAQVATARGVYKTG